Proteins encoded in a region of the Zea mays cultivar B73 chromosome 4, Zm-B73-REFERENCE-NAM-5.0, whole genome shotgun sequence genome:
- the LOC100283369 gene encoding uncharacterized protein isoform X1, with translation MNSDYTTNKGANGRPHGKKNQALARPKATPSKWDDAQKWLVGMSNGHADGTHGARVKPRSSNADDRRLLGSASQNGRVSCSSVDGALEYSMVVAAPSTPPQAAEGGGDMEETKKIDCMVQLHDSPQAVMRSVCLRDMGTEMTPIASKEPSRTPTPRRACTPVALSPMASRSSTPVRRRQEGPVGVTTAIVAGTLTEQVAAADEVACVGDERPVAGHVPSVNSLESRAAAWDEAERAKFMARYKREEVKIQAWENHEKRKAETKMKKMQMKADQMKARGQEELSNRLATTRRMAEEKRASAEAKLNERAARTSEKANYIRRTGHLPSSFKISCLCGSSFE, from the exons ATGAACTCAG actaCACCACCAACAAGGGCGCCAACGGGCGGCCGCATGGCAAGAAGAATCAAGCGTTGGCTCGGCCCAAGGCGACGCCGTCCAAGTGGGACGACGCGCAGAAATGGCTTGTGGGCATGTCGAACGGCCACGCGGACGGAACCCACGGTGCCAGAGTCAAGCCTAGGAGCTCTAACGCCGACGACAGGCGCCTCCTCGGCTCGGCCTCGCAGAACGGCCGCGTGTCCTGCAGCAGCGTGGATGGCGCCTTGGAGTACAGCATGGTGGTGGCCGCGCCCTCGACACCGCCGCAGGCCGCCGAGGGCGGCGGCGACATGGAGGAAACCAAGAAGATCGACTGCATGGTGCAGCTGCATGACTCGCCCCAAGCGGTGATGCGGTCCGTGTGCCTGCGGGACATGGGGACGGAAATGACCCCCATCGCCAGCAAGGAGCCGTCCAGGACACCCACGCCCCGGCGCGCCTGCACGCCCGTTGCGCTGAGCCCGATGGCCTCAAGGTCGTCCACCCCGGTGAGAAGACGCCAGGAAGGGCCCGTGGGCGTGACCACGGCCATTGTAGCAGGGACGCTGACCGAGCAGGTAGCGGCAGCAGACGAGGTCGCTTGCGTCGGGGACGAGCGCCCCGTGGCTGGTCATGTGCCCAGCGTGAACTCTCTGGAGTCTCGCGCGGCAGCCTGGGATGAGGCTGAACGGGCCAAGTTCATGGCGAG GTATAAACGTGAAGAGGTAAAGATACAGGCCTGGGAGAACCATGAGAAGAGAAAAGCCGAGACAAAGATGAAGAAAATGCAG ATGAAGGCTGATCAGATGAAAGCACGGGGCCAAGAGGAGCTGTCCAACCGGCTGGCCACCACGCGTCGGATGGCTGAGGAGAAGCGGGCGAGCGCTGAGGCGAAGCTCAATGAGCGTGCGGCCAGGACATCGGAGAAGGCCAACTACATCAGGAGGACTGGGCACCTGCCGTCCTCCTTCAAGATTTCTTGCTTGTGCGGCTCGAGCTTTGAGTAA